Sequence from the Amaranthus tricolor cultivar Red isolate AtriRed21 chromosome 1, ASM2621246v1, whole genome shotgun sequence genome:
TAAACCCATTTCTCAAACCAAGAAACTCCCATGGAAAAATCAGCAataagaagatgaagaagaaccatcatcttctttttcaGAAGTTTCATTAGAAATAGTGAAAATCCATAAGAGAGAATTGACCGCTTAGGTGGAAAGTCatgaaatattttctaaattgaaTACCAAAATTAAAGAACTTAGAATTCGTTTTGATAGAAATTTGAATCGAAGTTGAAGTAACATTGTAAGTGAAACTCTCAATTCTGCTTTGGATAATaccaatttaattaatacttatcATAATGGTAATAGAAAGCAGTAAAACGTTGAAGAATTTCGTGGGAATTCAGTAGAACTCTGAAAAACAATTGAATGTAAAGTTGACGTTAAGGAAAAAGAAGATAGTAAAGTAACATTATCTAGCAGAAAATATGATGTTAATAGTGTTAACTTTAAGAATATCTAGCAGTTTTTTATGATAATGGTAGAACCAATTCCTGGAAAGCTAAGTCCGGTAGTGAAAACTTTGTTCAAGGAAAGAGTAGAGATAGGTTGCCATGGATTCCGGAAGTTGAAATCCGAGAAATCAGAAGAGAGGAGCAAGACTATCTTATCAGAGAAAACAATCCCAGAACATGAATTGAAGAGATGAAGGAATTTAGCATTGAGGATGAAAGAGAGGCTAAAAGTTGGTTCAACAGGTGTTACACAATCCTTGGTTGATGCAACTCATGAGAAATGGAAGATTGATGAAGTGGTGAAACTGAAATTTGAAAGCCAATCTAGATTTAATATGAAAAGGATTCATGATGTTCTTGAGGTTGGTTTGCTTTTCTGAATCATTTTTCTTCCCTTATGCATTTTGATTTGTGTTAGTTGGCTTATGATTTACCAATATCATTATTCTGCTTTTAGTTTCTTAAAGGTCATGCTTGGATTGGGAACAATAtttatagaaataattaaagtcaaattaaaaaaatacgaCTTTTAGGTCATGTTTGGTTAATGGTATTAAAGGACGGTATGAAAATGAGTTTTAGCagttattttgatgaaattggATATGTCATTCTTATGTAAATGAAGCTCTCATCTCAAAACATGagtttttcttcattattttggGTGTATCTTGATGTGTCGTGTGAATGTGAAGGACGTCGTGCATATGTGATGGGGCAGATTAAGGATTTTAGAAATCGGGTTGAACAATATTTTTAACAATGTATTTTAAAGTctaatttaaccaaaatttaatatttgtattattCGATAAAGCATGAGATATAATGATGTACATAaacgtaaaaaaaaatataactccACTAGCTTTTTAGTCGTTACCGTatctcaaaataaagaaaacatcTTGACTCTAATAACAAACATAGATGGATGTTTAATTCTTTAGCATGGGGTCAAAACTCAGAGATTTCATTATGGCCTTTAGCTTTATTTCAAGTTTGTCTAATCTTTagacttttgttttttttttttttttttaattttgtacaAGGAGAATCTCTTTTTGGTTTTCAATTTCCTTCTGGAATTAAGGTAACCCTTTTTTTCAAGCTGTCCAGTTCAATGCATCAAAACTagcatttaaaatatattttttttttgtactaaATTCTATCTGTGTGAACTGCTATGAGTTATATTCTTGGATCATTTTCTGTCAATTTTCAGACAATTGCTATGATTCCAGTTGATTTGCAAAGTGTGGTACAATTTGGGTCCACAAAAGATGTTAGTATCATTCTAAGCCTGCTGCATTCCTTCAATATTTATTATGTGGTCAGTCTATGCATATGCCTTTCAATCTTTAGTAATACTTCTAATGGTTAAATTGCTAATTTTGTGCAGGAAATTACAAAACAACTAGTTCTCTGACACAATGGATGTTCTAGCCTTCTACGGGACTTgccattgaaaattttattagtaGTTCTATGTGTAAAAACAATAGCCGTTGGGTATAATCGCTTCTGTGTTTATCTTTGATGATTTATTATTCCTTTTTAGGAATGTTGCCAATAACCATTTCAGTTGATGGGTTTCAAGGCATTTACAAGGCATTAATATACAATAACAATTGATGGGTTCAACCTCATGTTTTGGATACTTCATAGTGGAAAATTTGGTCAATTGGTTAAAAGTTTTAGGTCATCAAATGATCAGTAGAAAATACTCTGTTTTTATAAGTAATAGATTGAATGACAATTCATTAAAgctgaattttttaatttgaatttcttattttatttcatttaattacaCACACTTGAAGATCTAGATTGACACTCATTAAAACTAGAGATTAGCATTCATCTTAGGTAcgatttctttattttttaaagttttgaaaTTAAGGTTATGTCGTATTTTTAGTTGCTTGAATATTGTTTGCTGGATTTTGGTTtgctaaattttgtttttcatttcatttattgtttaattgtttgggTCTTTTGatggtatttttaaaatttaacataggatatgattatgttgtttctattatttgatttgatatgGATTTCTGGGTTTATTTGTTTTTGGGATATTTTAGAGGTTTTAATTATAGtgttttgatttgaaatttgatttcaccatttgttcaatgttcatttgtTGGAAATTctggttttatttgttgtttgacCTCCATGGTTTACTATAAGGAGGTATCAActttattctttttttcttgttcatcttcaaattgGTTTCAAGCAACCAATCGTAATTAGGTATTTTTCTTCAGTTCTTTTTTTTCCTGATTTTGGTTCTTGAAACCCACAAAATCAAATGGGTATCGTTGATTCTGCTCTTCAACTTTATGGTTTACTCCTAAAAGGTTTtaacttttcctttttcttttcttgttcttcctttaaTTCGTTTCATTTCAATgaactttttaatttgttatgttCTTTTTTATAACATTGTATCTTTAAAGATGCTATTTTGTCGATTTGGTTGTTTGTTTcagtgattatatatatattcttaaatttctttataagcactaaaatattattttattattttatactacgaaaagtaaaattttaatattatatttacggttttattaaaacgttacgtttcaatttcgttttcttaatctaactttactacttatcattttaaccttacaagtttgatttaattattttatacctaaaaattaactatatttttcttattaactttaagtatagttttaaccaaaattttttaagtaaactatcatattttcataatcaaaccttaatcatactttcctattaatctaaaacatttcccTAGTataaactacaaaaaaaatttgatgaactttacatcaatccataacgttcatcacttacacaagctatcaccatttccttacacaagttaaccttcttctacactccaactcttacacattcacttacatactctaaatcacttacacaagttaaccttctttttcatacaatcttatgaaataaaaagtttcaaaacccattataaatacccctccttagccatgagattaCTTGTActcccatcatcaaatctttctaccgttctttcttatatcttcacttcattaacatcttactaactttataccctttttattagttcaagaatcaaataaatatggagcttgatcttatcacttcttaagccaataatcatcaacttttgaaaagtcaagtattattttttggagcttggatatcattttcttttgggtaattgaagatctacttctttgaagcttggaaccttgaagactttctcttttggagcttatttctttaagttcttattttcctattattattctcttacttagtttagcaccaccttcggaggaaaatggtacacattttcttaactctctcattatgtgatatttatttatgattactccataatataaaagcatgatcaacaagattttattttaatcatttaaactttacatggtaatatttaAGTCATATccaatttagtgatattttcgtcaaaacaataatacttttgggatacttgaaaaaaaaaagtcatatatatggaaattttttattaatatgataatatagatatatatgaattttactagttaaataaagttatgtctttaaaatgattccatatcattttggtgttttgataatttttggactcaagtaattataaagaattattaatcggtttatcggtaaaatagtcaaacaaatttgttaaaatgcttagcgttatttttcttgaaaactcatttcatatagattttggacctttaataacttgtcggattatatttttttatagttatgatagatccgttttactattttactggttatttgataaaatacgttattaagtacttagaaatattacccttgacttttatgattatttatgacataataatgacttagtttagcctcagaaatcttagtatagctacgaaattttgttatttaattaatattaatttattagatactagtaatttgtttctattaaaagggtagaattgtcaaaactTTGACTAGTgaaagtttgacttataagaatgtaaattgtttcggtttagagtcttgtttgatattgcatggtattgattgtatgactctgatagtaaggtaacgtcgaaccatggaccggcatgtaaaatcccggcgtccgtgttagccggcacgtaaaatgcggtgtcagacagggggtccgagaaaaacccatcctgtgaagtctcgagcataacagtattgagaggagtgacgactcccaccacagttagggtttaggactatggtcctcacctaaccagacccttacatatattagctgtcattattgttgtgattttgtgatgtgctatgatggtaaagttatgaggcttaattgaacttgattaaataagcattaaggttaccaagtatttagtagcaataatgaacttctgcaagtattgagaatgtaactcaATGGCTtaataaaggtcaataatgagtaataaccttctatattgtacttaatgattattttgtaagcatgatttaactatcgcatcataagcttgttgagaaaattgtactcggctttatcgctgaccgatttaattggctgtcatccgtattatggatgacagtattttgcaggaaaatttagctcaggtttcgatccaagccgcaactttaattattctatcgaggacttagctgcatcaattttacttgatgactttgatgactatattgtacttatgtttttttatcgtatttaagcaaaccttattttatattttctcagttgtaagattttttttttaccttatgttttgaacggttttagtttaaatggtttttagcagttcgacgttttacactttcgcattatttatcttaagtataattattaattttaattatgtatcgagaatgccgctcctgctacacttTTTATTTCATAAGATGATTGAGAGTGTTGGGAAGTATTAGGATGTGAATTTTGTAAAGATCATTGAGAGTGTTTCATTAAATCTTGGTTTAGATTAGAGTTGTTGCTTGTTCTTATGTAGTTTATTCACTTATTGGAGTACATTACACTGTTTAACACGTGTTTTGTGTGTCTTCATGCATGGAGTGAATGTAGATGGACTTCAACACACAAGAGGATTTTCCCAGTTCCACACTCTAGACTAATAGTTATTGCACGCATTTATCTTAGTGATGACTGCTGAGATAAAccgaaaataaaattttgttctGCTCACATATTTGATGATGAAACAAGTTATtcttttgaatgatataagcaACATTTAGCTCTCTTTTTTACTTATTTCTCTATAGGATAAAATTAGTGTTTGAGTTGGAGTGCAAAAGATTTTCTTCTATGTGTATTTATTTGGGCCCTTTCAATGTTACAGGCCCTTTGGCGTTTCGACTTCTCTTGTATTCATCTTATCATGCTTTTATTTTGCATGTAGGGAAGCAAGGGAATTGAAAGATCTAATGATCATGATCTCTGAGTTGTAAGAAGAAGTTGAAGGCAATAACTTACGTGAAGACTATCTGGTTATAAAATGATAGGAAGATCCAATGAAGTACAAAATAAGCGCATGGTCATAGCTTTAGTGGGTATAGCACTTGTCCTCGGTTTTCAGTGTGTTTACAAGGAATCATTTTATGTTCTAGAAGTAGTAGAACGACAACTTTAGAGTATGGAAGCATCATGAAATTgatggaagtttgatttttcaGACTTGAAACTGTCTGGTATTAGAATTTGGATAGGGCTATCAGTAACACTGCATTCTTTCTTGCTTTTTTGTAGATACATATATAAGTTTGCACGAAACAAAACGAATATTGCAAGAAACAAACGTTTGACGAGTTCAAAACTTGTATAACTGATCAAGGTATTTGTCCATGGTGGTGTACTTCACGCCTAGGTAAAGCTCGGTACCATGTACATCAATAAATGGTTGCAATTTCTTACATTTTACTTTACAAGTTTACATATCGTTAAAGAATTtacatttcttttgttttgcaagTGTTTTTCTAATCCATCATCCATGTATGTTTTTGGGGATCATTTATACAACTTGGTTCTTGTATACGATTATGTAAGTAGTTtggaattcaaaatttttttatgcttGGTAGTTGCCTAGTTGGTGCTACTTTATGTTAATAAATTCTCAATTGAATAGTTTATatgtaaaaacaaataaaaaaatactcaaaAAGCTTGATGCAAGATGTTCTATGAGcacattttatattaatttctaCTGTCTGTTATATTTTAGCGTGTTGAATAGTCATTGTTACTATTAGCAAGACTTTcagttttttatttctttttcattaaGCTGTTGCactaaaaatatttacttattttatacaTTTGTAATATTTGTATCCACCACACCTTTACAACATATtgatgttttaatatttttatttgtattattattaatagaaatctataaaatatcattattatttgtattattattatttgtagtaTTCTACAAATAACACTTTCTATCTACTTTTATCACTTTTCATGTTATCTCACCTTGTACGTTATGCAAATGCTATCGGAGGAGGAAGTACACTGTTTATTTTATCTTGTAGCAACTAGCAAATGTCCAGGACTGAGCATTATGTGGACCCCATCTTAATTGCTGCTTACACTCTAAACcccttcaaaattaattatccattaaactaataatattatACCAGTACTCACATTTCTTTAGAGATCATAAATTTTCATCTAATCATCCTGTCTGACCCCAAAATcctaattgttcattgttttccGCAGATTTCTGGGGTAGGATCTGATTATCAAACTTATAAGgtgtttttttcattctttcttattgtttgattttcttttttatttgtaattgtgattcaattattattttttttcagcattgttttttcttttcttgcttCCACCATTGAATCCATTGTTGAGAAAGTTTCggtttttgaattatatttttgttcttcttttctTATACAAGTTTCTCTCCTGGGTTAGTTTTGTTTTCTTGTCTTTTgctttaatttcttcattttaagtGGAATTGCATTCGTAATTGTGTTTGAAGCAGTTTTTTGTGAAGAAATTTCAAGTTCTAGTATTCTATATGCTCAACATTATTGTCTGTGTGGAAAAGATAATCTAGGGTTGATACATGTCCAATTGCTGTAATTTTGGTTGCTGGTTGTTCTAAGTAgaattattttctaattgaAGATACTTGCTTCCTTTTAAAGGACTTTTAAATTTTCCTTTGATATTAATAGATTAGTTTTAAAAGCCATTAGAATAACAGTCATACAAGAGTTTAATTTTTAAGCCTACCACTAAATAAGTCATGACTCCTATGGATTGAGGATATGAACCCTAACCCTAATAATTAAGTGTCAGCCTTGTTTACTGTTAAGCAGAAGAAAAACACATGAGATTTGTTGGAAGTGTAAAGAAAAAAGGCAATCCTTGAAGTTTGGGTAGAATTGTGCCATTATTCCGAATCCTACGTTTTTAATGCCAATACAAAGAGAATTTGCTAATTTGGGCAAACAAATTTGATTTGCTAGATTTTATGATCATATCTGTTTCTATTAGTAACTGTGACTAAGGGAGTGGAATGCGGTGATGAAGTTTTCTATCTGTGACATTTTTACTAATTGACACAATTTGCACGAAAGAGAATTAAAGGAAAGAAATGAAGGTGGAGAGAAGATTGAAAGAGAGATAAAAGAATGTCTACTTATAAAATTATCATGTGACGCAATTAGAAATTATCGAGTTTAGTGATATATTCACTTGTCTTAGGACATGACGAGACGAGTTTTGGACTCGTGATAATTTGCTTAAAAAGGGTAGATTTAAGGGAACCTTTTCTGTTTCGTACAAAGTACAAAAGGAAAGAACATGATTAATATCCTGCCAAATATTGTTTTTGAGAAGAGTTTGACCTTTTTGCCTTCGTATGCCTATCCCAACCTATCGTATTTTGGATATCtaaataaggaattaatgatTTTCTCAACCATGTCCACGGGTCTACGAACTAAGACATTAATTATTATCGTTGTCAATTGTATGAATTCTTATTCCCAAAGCAATCTGTTTGCTTCCTGCATCTTTCAGCCCGTGCATACGGATATTGTCTCGTCAATAGGAATAAAAAATGGACTTATAAATATTAGTTCTTCCGAGTGCTGCATTTTCAATTTCACGTTAGTCCTacagtgaaattttattttaaggggGAAAAATCTCAACAGTGTAGGTTGAGCTTAAAAATCCATGACTACTATCTGCTTGTACAATGTTACAATTTTCTATGGTGTCAGTTCCCTCGAGGTCGAATTTTCCTCAAGATATGTTGTAGCCGACTCAAGATCAATTCTTTTGCATAATTGTGCATTTAGGTTATATTTGCTAGAtccatcataaataaatgaGGCGAACCCCTTAACCTGGAACCATCATCCTCTGAAGATAATCCTCCAATTTATCGACGATAATGGATTTTATTTACCTTTTTACATTGTGGTGGGGGCAAGACTATATATTGAATATCATTAATAGCTTATTGTGATGGGGcaaaaaaaatggtgaaaagccTTACGAAGAAGATATctattatgttgaattagaagAACAATTAAAGGACAAACTGAAGGTTGCTTGATTCCATTAGACATGAGAAATTTTGGAGAGATAGCAGTTAGGCCTTCCAATTTAGTATGTATTCTGCATGAGTGACCCTTAACTTTCTCACTTTAAAACTCTCTAAGAAAAGAGAATACACATAATTTAAGGACCATAATGGCCTATACACATATAGTAACCTATGACAATTATTCTACCCATCACAGAACACAGTTATAAGAAGATAGTCTCTGCACATTTAAGGCCCACAACTTATTGATACGTTAAGTTCAAATCTTTTAACTTTATTTAGATCAGTTTAAGTTGGACATAAagacaactaaaataaaataaatgacaCATGTATAGTTACATATAAGCCAATATTGGAATGTGATCCAACATATTGTCTATCTACTCTTTTACTTACGCTTTGTGATTTATCTGACTGTTGACCATTTGCAGTAATGGCTATGCATGATGCTAATGATGCACCTGAATGGATGAATAGGATAAAATCAGAAGGTTCTGTTCCGTTGCTCGAACCTGACAATTGTTCCAATGGCTGGGCCTCACCTCCCGGGGACATTTTTAAAGTTAGGGGTCCTGACTACTTTACAACTAAGGTGAAAATTCCCGCTGGTGAATACCTCTTAAAGCCTTTAGGTTTTGATTGGATTAAAAGTTCTTCAAAGATTGTCGACATTTTAAAAGATCCAAATAACCGCATTAGGAAAGCACTTGATGATAAATTTCCAGAGGGAAACCAACCTtttgtttgggcttttaatCTTCAAGTCCCAAGTAAAGATAACTACAGTGCTATTGCATATTTTGTGGCTACTGAGCCATGCACAGAAGGCTCTCTAATGGATCAATTCATTAAAGGGGATGATGTGCTTCGCAATTCAAGGCTCAAAATGATTGCAAATA
This genomic interval carries:
- the LOC130816143 gene encoding CRM-domain containing factor CFM3B, chloroplastic-like, which produces MKERLKVGSTGVTQSLVDATHEKWKIDEVVKLKFESQSRFNMKRIHDVLETIAMIPVDLQSVVQFGSTKDEITKQLVL